One genomic window of Monodelphis domestica isolate mMonDom1 chromosome 1, mMonDom1.pri, whole genome shotgun sequence includes the following:
- the TYRO3 gene encoding LOW QUALITY PROTEIN: tyrosine-protein kinase receptor TYRO3 (The sequence of the model RefSeq protein was modified relative to this genomic sequence to represent the inferred CDS: deleted 2 bases in 1 codon): protein MNQRRRRQQRRQQQQQQQQQRRQQHLYQQRRRRPRARAWGLGGGNSSECSRVPWSPEQQRARRLPPPRPPRPSPPPPPSRAGPGRGHGAAAPRMALRRSMEWPRLRLRLPLRFSQLLLAGLAALLLPELSAAGLKLIGAPLKLTVSQGQPVKLNCSVEGLEEPEIQWVKDGAVVQSVDQVYIPISEQHWIGFLSLKSVDRSDAGRYWCQVEEGGETETSQPVWLTVEGVPYFTVEPEDLTVPPNAPFQLSCEAVGPPEPVTIFWWRGGTQVGEPALSPSILNVTGVTQSTVFSCEAHNLKGLASSRPATVYLQALPAAPSNVTVTRLSSNNASVAWIPGSDGQALLHSCTVQVTEAPGGWEVLAVVVPVPPFSCLLRGLEPATNYSLRVRCTNALGPSPYADWVPFQTQGLAPSSAPQNLHAIRTDYGLILEWEEVIPESSSESPLGPYRISWVQENGTQGEMTVLGTRANLTGWDPLKDLTARVCVSNEVGCGPWSQPLLVSYRDGAGQQGPPHSRTSWVPVVLGVLTALVTAAALALILLRKRRKETRFGQAFDSVMARGEPAVHFRAARSFNREGPERIEATLDSLGISDELKDKLEDVLIPEQQFTLGRMLGKGEFGSVREAQLKQADGSFEKVAVKMLKADIINSSDIEEFLREAACMKEFNHPHVAKLIGVSLRSRAKGRLPIPMVILPFMKHGDLHAFLLASRIGENPFNLPLQTLIRFMVDIASGMEYLSSQNFIHRDLAARNCMLAEDMTVCVADFGLSRKIYSGDYYRQGCASKLPVKWLALESLADNLYTVHSDVWAFGVTMWEIMTRGQTPYAGIENAEIYNYLISGNRLKQPPECLEEVYELMYQCWCSDPKQRPTFPTLRMELEEILGRMSVLSASRDPLYINIEKAEEQAEEGSQLGGDQAVSGDGDRNSNGTGPVGGIPSDYRYILTPGRLAEQSGEEQQSEGACGEAQRRMLL from the exons ATGAATCAGCGGCGACGGAGGCagcagcggcggcagcagcagcagcagcagcagcagcagcggcgacAGCAGCATCTATaccagcagcggcggcggcggccgcgAGCTCGCGCGTGGGGACTTGGCGGTGGGAACAGCTCGGAGTGCTCGCGGGTCCCCTGGAGCCCGGAGCAGCAGCGGGCTCGAAGGCTCCCGCCCCCTCGGCCCCCCCGCCCCTCGCCCCCGCCCCCTCCGTcgcgggccgggccgggccgg gggCATGGTGCGGCGGCGCCGCGGATGGCGCTGAGGCGGAGCATGGAGTGGCcgcggctccggctccggctcccgCTCCGATTCTCGCAGCTGTTGCTGGCGGGACTGGCCGCGCTGCTGCTCCCGGAGCTCTCAGCCGCAG GCCTGAAGCTCATTGGGGCCCCTCTGAAGCTGACAGTATCTCAAGGGCAACCAGTGAAGTTGAACTGCAGTGTGGAGGGATTAGAGGAACCTGAGATCCAGTGGGTCAAGGATGGGGCCGTGGTGCAGAGTGTGGACCAAGTCTACATTCCTATCAGTGAACAGCATTGGATCGGGTTCCTCAG CCTGAAGTCAGTAGATCGATCGGATGCTGGGCGGTACTGGTGCCAAGTAGAAGAagggggagaaacagagacatcCCAGCCAGTGTGGCTTACAGTAGAAG GTGTGCCGTATTTCACCGTGGAGCCAGAGGACCTCACAGTGCCCCCTAATGCCCCTTTCCAACTGTCTTGTGAAGCTGTGGGGCCCCCAGAACCCGTAACCATCTTCTGGTGGAGGGGGGGCACACAGGTGGGAGAAccagctctctctccctccattttgaATGTTACAG GGGTGACCCAGAGCACTGTGTTCTCCTGTGAAGCTCATAACCTGAAAGGTTTGGCCTCCTCCCGTCCAGCCACAGTCTATCTTCAAG CTCTGCCAGCAGCACCCTCTAATGTAACAGTGACCCGGCTATCGAGCAACAATGCCAGTGTGGCCTGGATTCCTGGCTCTGATGGCCAGGCTCTACTCCATTCCTGCACAGTCCAG GTAACAGAGGCCCCAGGAGGCTGGGAGGTCCTGGCGGTGGTGGTCCCTGTGCCACCCTTCAGTTGTCTGCTTCGGGGCTTAGAACCTGCCACCAACTACAGTTTAAGAGTTCGATGTACCAATGCCTTAGGGCCTTCCCCATATGCAGACTGGGTGCCCTTCCAGACCCAGGGTCTGG CCCCATCCAGTGCCCCTCAGAACCTCCATGCCATCCGAACAGACTATGGTCTCATCCTGGAGTGGGAAGAAGTCATTCCTGAGAGCTCTAGTGAGAGCCCCTTAGGGCCCTACAGAATATCCTGGGTTCAAGAAAATGGGACCCAG GGTGAGATGACTGTTCTGGGGACCAGAGCCAACCTGACTGGCTGGGATCCCCTGAAGGACCTGACAGCCAGAGTGTGTGTTTCCAATGAAGTCGGCTGTGGCCCTTGGAGCCAGCCTCTGCTTGTCTCCTATCGTGATGGGGCTG GTCAGCAGGGCCCCCCTCACAGTCGCACATCTTGGGTGCCTGTCGTCTTGGGTGTTCTGACAGCACTCGTGACAGCTGCTGCCCTGGCCTTAATCCTGCTAcgtaaaagaaggaaggaaacacgATTTGG GCAAGCCTTTGACAGCGTCATGGCCCGTGGGGAGCCTGCTGTTCATTTTCGTGCTGCCAGATCCTTTAATAGAGAAGGTCCAGAACGAATTGAAGCCACAC tGGACAGCCTGGGTATCAGTGATGAGCTAAAAGACAAACTGGAGGATGTGCTGATACCGGAGCAACAATTCACCTTGGGCCGGATGTTGGGCAAAG GGGAGTTTGGGTCAGTGAGGGAAGCCCAGCTGAAGCAGGCAGATGGCTCCTTTGAGAAAGTAGCCGTGAAAATGCTAAAAG CGGACATCATCAACTCCAGTGACATTGAAGAGTTTCTTCGAGAAGCTGCTTGCATGAAAGAATTTAACCACCCACACGTGGCCAAGCTTATTG GGGTGAGCCTTCGGAGCCGGGCCAAGGGCCGCTTGCCTATCCCCATGGTGATCCTGCCCTTCATGAAGCATGGAGACCTACATGCTTTCCTGCTTGCCTCCCGAATTGGAGAAAATCCTTTT AACCTGCCCTTGCAGACACTGATCCGATTCATGGTGGACATTGCCAGTGGCATGGAGTACCTGAGTTCCCAGAACTTCATCCACAGGGACCTGGCTGCTCGGAATTGCAT GTTAGCCGAGGACATGACTGTGTGTGTGGCTGACTTTGGCCTATCTCGGAAGATCTACAGTGGTGATTATTACCGGCAGGGCTGTGCCTCCAAATTACCTGTCAAATGGTTAGCCCTGGAAAGCTTGGCTGATAACCTGTACACAGTGCATAGTGATGTG TGGGCGTTCGGTGTGACCATGTGGGAGATAATGACACGGGGACAAACACCTTATGCCGGTATCGAAAACGCGGAGATTTACAACTACCTCATCAGTGGGAATCGTCTGAAGCAGCCACCTGAATGTCTGGAGGAAGT CTATGAGCTCATGTACCAGTGCTGGTGCTCAGACCCCAAGCAGCGCCCTACTTTCCCGACCCTTCGgatggagctggaagagatcctGGGCCGAATGTCTGTTCTCTCTGCCAGTCGAGACCCTCTCTACATCAATATCGAGAAGGCTGAGGAACAAGCAGAAGAGGGAAGCCAGCTGGGTGGGGACCAGGCTGTCAGTGGGGATGGGGATAGGAACAGTAATGGTACAGGGCCAGTAGGAGGTATTCCCAGTGACTATCGGTATATCCTTACCCCTGGTAGGCTGGCGGAACAGTCTGGGGAGGAACAGCAGTCAGAGGGGGCCTGTGGGGAGGCCCAGAGGAGGATGCTACTCTAG